The proteins below come from a single Bactrocera dorsalis isolate Fly_Bdor chromosome 5, ASM2337382v1, whole genome shotgun sequence genomic window:
- the LOC105233663 gene encoding uncharacterized protein LOC105233663 — protein sequence MHCDQVRAIAVAKAPRQQSQITNHEKHSRASTTPKNMKNLIFLLCCSALLHAIGSAVAKPAPHGITTTTVARTPAVLTAPSYTVAVTPVVTAHSHQVVAHNYNGLYVPAGYVPTAYPYSYSYPATTYRYGYGYYPAYGYTYGYGTAVPTTALWR from the exons ATGCACTGTGACCAAGTGCGCGCCATTGCAGTAGCCAAAGCGCCGCGCCAGCAGTCACAAATCACAAATCACGAAAAGCACAGCCGCGCGTCAACAACtcctaaaaatatgaaaaat CTCATTTTTTTGCTCTGTTGCAGTGCACTCCTGCACGCCATCGGCAGCGCTGTGGCCAAGCCGGCTCCACATGgcatcaccaccaccaccgtCGCGCGCACACCCGCTGTCCTGACCGCGCCCTCTTACACGGTCGCTGTAACGCCCGTCGTCACGGCGCATAGCCATCAAGTGGTCGCGCACAACTACAATGGCCTCTACGTGCCCGCCGGCTATGTGCCAACCGCGTATCCCTACTCCTACTCCTATCCGGCGACGACCTACCGCTACGGTTACGGTTATTACCCGGCTTACGGCTATACTTATGGCTATGGCACCGCTGTGCCGACGACGGCCTTGTGGCGGTGA
- the LOC105230807 gene encoding peptidoglycan-recognition protein SB1, with protein MTRLLRFMILTIALPACFALRIQPRSSWHAVSARSPARIPGKVDYVIIHHSDNPNGCSTETECKRLIKNIQTDHKERRKFSDIGYNFIIAGDGNIYEGRGFGLQGSHAPSYNRNSIGIVFIGNFENTTPSQTMLQNAKDLMAHAVQKGYLKDNYTLLGHRQTKATACPGQRLYDEIKTWPHWKSL; from the exons ATGACACGACTGCTGCGTTTCATGATCTTGACGATCG CGCTTCCCGCCTGTTTTGCGCTCAGGATCCAGCCGCGCAGCTCCTGGCATGCGGTGTCCGCTCGCTCGCCCGCACGCATACCCGGAAAGGTCGACTATGTCATCATTCATCATTCAGACAATCCGAATGGCTGCAGCACCGAGACGGAGTGCAAGCGCCTCATCAAGAACATCCAGACCGATCACAAGGAGCGCCGCAAGTTCAGCGATATCGGCTATAACTTCATCATTGCCGGCGATGGCAACATCTATGAGGGTCGTGGCTTCGGCTTGCAGGGTTCGCACGCACCCAGCTACAACCGCAACAGCATTGGCATTGTCTTCATCGGCAATTTCGAAA ATACGACGCCCTCGCAGACAATGCTGCAGAACGCCAAAGACCTGATGGCACATGCGGTGCAAAAGGGTTATCTGAAGGACAATTACACACTGCTGGGTCACAGACAAACCAAGGCGACTGCCTGCCCGGGTCAGCGTTTGTACGACGAAATCAAAACTTGGCCCCATTGGAAGAGTCTCTGA